From Rutidosis leptorrhynchoides isolate AG116_Rl617_1_P2 chromosome 3, CSIRO_AGI_Rlap_v1, whole genome shotgun sequence, a single genomic window includes:
- the LOC139901388 gene encoding LOW QUALITY PROTEIN: high mobility group B protein 10-like (The sequence of the model RefSeq protein was modified relative to this genomic sequence to represent the inferred CDS: inserted 1 base in 1 codon) translates to MTIPIIGGNXLDLHLLFIEVTSRGGIEKLVSDRRWKEIVGIFKFGPTITNASFVLRKSYLSMLYHFELVYYFRKKAPTLVSAADTTNKGHGSVSGSVNNLCSGFRIVEVGGQVTGTIDNRFENGYIVTVDMGLEKLSGFLYHLLYDSPAPSHGTHNMCQLALREPSPEPDVSGFIRTKA, encoded by the exons GATCCCTATCATTGGAGGGA ATTTAGATCTTCACCTGCTATTTATAGAGGTTACATCACGAGGTGGCATCGAAAAG CTTGTGAGTGACCGAAGATGGAAGGAAATAGTGGGTATTTTCAAATTTGGTCCTACAATTACGAATGCGTCTTTTGTCTTGCGCAAGTCCTATTTATCGATGCTCTATCATTTTGAGCTGGTTTACTATTTCCGCAAGAAAGCCCCCACTCTCGTTTCAGCTG CTGACACTACAAATAAGGGTCATGGATCAGTGTCTGGTTCAGTCAACAATCTGTGTTCAGGTTTT CGAATAGTCGAGGTTGGTGGACAAGTAACTGGAACCATCGATAACCGATTCGAAAATGGTTATATAGTTACAGTGGATATGGGTTTGGAAAAGCTTTCAGGCTTTCTGTATCATCTGCTATATGATTCTCCGGCACCTTCTCACGGGACCCACAATATGTGTCAGCTTGCGTTAAGGGAACCTTCACCTGAACCAGACGTGAGTGG